Proteins from a genomic interval of Gammaproteobacteria bacterium:
- a CDS encoding MFS transporter — protein MSSSQFPLLKTRRFLPLFLTQFWGAFNDNAFKSTMAVLITYELITNISHAQLLVNLGGGVFILPFFLLSTLAGELSDKYDRALLVRILKLLEILFMALGLLGFYLGNVAILMVTLFLMGVHSTFFGPIKYSALPDLLQPHELLAGNGLVEGSTFIAILIGTILGTQLGVTRTGALLASSICIGVAVLGWISSLFVPRVPLGDPGLKIHANIFKAIWRLVRFTAENRPVYLSILAMSWFWFMGFIFITQFPVYSRAIIGGDEHVVTLFLVMFSVGIAVGSLLCNQFLRGTVHARYVPICMLLMTVFTLDLCWASHGQVPLLPHGGGVMAFLSGLTGWRIALDLFLLSVAGGFYIVPLYALMQVKSSAAHRSRIVSCNNIIGALFMFAAALMAMGLTEIGFSSVQLFLVIGIANALVAFYAWKKLLQIV, from the coding sequence ATGAGCAGCTCACAATTTCCCCTACTTAAAACCCGGCGGTTTTTGCCGCTGTTCCTTACCCAGTTCTGGGGAGCCTTCAACGATAATGCGTTTAAATCGACGATGGCGGTACTAATTACCTACGAATTAATCACTAATATCAGTCATGCACAGTTATTGGTTAATTTAGGCGGAGGTGTGTTCATTCTGCCATTTTTTTTACTATCGACTCTGGCAGGTGAACTGTCAGATAAATACGATCGGGCATTGTTGGTGCGTATTTTGAAGTTGCTGGAAATTCTATTTATGGCTTTGGGTTTGCTGGGTTTTTATCTTGGTAATGTAGCAATATTAATGGTGACTTTATTTTTAATGGGTGTGCATTCCACTTTTTTTGGTCCAATTAAATATTCCGCATTGCCGGATTTATTACAGCCGCATGAATTGCTGGCAGGTAATGGTTTGGTAGAGGGTAGTACCTTTATTGCCATTCTAATTGGTACGATTTTAGGAACGCAGTTGGGAGTAACCAGGACAGGGGCATTATTGGCATCTAGCATTTGCATTGGTGTAGCGGTGTTGGGTTGGATCAGTAGCTTATTTGTACCGCGTGTGCCTTTGGGAGATCCTGGATTAAAAATCCACGCAAATATTTTTAAGGCCATATGGCGCTTGGTGCGTTTTACAGCCGAGAATCGTCCTGTTTATCTTTCTATTTTAGCTATGTCGTGGTTTTGGTTTATGGGGTTTATATTTATCACGCAATTTCCAGTTTATTCTAGGGCGATTATTGGCGGTGATGAGCATGTGGTGACTTTATTTCTGGTGATGTTCTCAGTAGGTATCGCGGTAGGTTCTTTATTGTGCAACCAATTTTTACGTGGGACGGTACATGCAAGATATGTCCCAATTTGCATGTTGTTGATGACGGTATTTACTTTAGATTTGTGTTGGGCAAGTCACGGGCAGGTGCCGCTTTTACCACATGGTGGCGGTGTAATGGCTTTTTTATCAGGATTGACCGGCTGGCGCATTGCCCTAGATTTATTTTTACTTTCAGTGGCCGGTGGTTTTTATATCGTACCGCTTTATGCTTTGATGCAAGTGAAAAGTTCAGCGGCACACCGATCGCGGATTGTGTCATGCAATAATATTATTGGTGCCTTATTTATGTTTGCGGCAGCATTGATGGCTATGGGATTGACGGAAATTGGTTTTTCTAGTGTACAACTATTTTTAGTGATTGGCATAGCTAATGCGTTGGTTGCATTTTATGCTTGGAAAAAATTGCTGCAAATAGTTTAA
- a CDS encoding ABC transporter substrate-binding protein — protein sequence MLLLSGCRDQVWNNPHPLKEYGENVRFGSFDAPPKTLDPAQSYSVDEQMFIAQVYEPPLQYHYLKRPYTLIPLTARSMPVVRYWDTNHQPLPSNALPQQVAFTTYDITIQPGVFYQPHPAFAKDAQGNYRYHHLSEHQLRGISQLGDFPYSGTRELTADDYVYEIKRLALPDVNSPILGLMSGHILGLTDYAATLRAAYDKQRAEKVMAPWLDLRNYPLAGAQVLDKYTYRITLIGQYRQFIYWLALSFFAPVPWEADYFYSQPGMARRNINFSWYPIGTGAYMLTENNPNKQMVLERNPNFHAEYYPTEGEPGDKAAGYLTDAGKRLPFVDKYVFSLEKEPTPRWNKFLQGYYDQSAIGSDNFGEAIAMDAYDKPRLTSQLLNKGIQLRTSVEPSSFYYAFNMLDDTVGGYSKRAKKLRLAISIALNEEELISIFLNGRGIAAQGPIPPGIFGYISGAAGINPYVYDEVNGEPVRKSLETAKKLLAEAGYPNGRDAQTGKPLILRYDTTSTSPVDKDQFDWMRKQFARLGLELNIEAIDYNRFQDKVRGGDVQFFPFGWIADYPDPENFLFLLYGPNSIVKNNGVNNANYANPQFDALFNQMKGLENTPQRLEIIQNMVGIAQADSPWVWGVFPKTYILSQAWIAPIKPNPVANNILKYQRVDPALRVKLIVSWNRPVVWPFLLLVLVVLALVLPVGIGYWRKIHRPVKLLP from the coding sequence ATGCTGCTGCTATCTGGTTGCAGGGATCAAGTATGGAATAATCCTCACCCCCTTAAGGAATATGGCGAAAATGTGCGTTTTGGTTCTTTTGACGCGCCTCCAAAAACCTTAGATCCCGCACAATCCTACTCTGTAGATGAACAGATGTTTATTGCTCAGGTTTATGAGCCACCGCTGCAATACCATTATTTGAAGCGTCCCTACACTTTGATTCCACTTACGGCACGCAGCATGCCGGTAGTGCGTTATTGGGACACCAATCATCAGCCTTTGCCGTCAAATGCGTTGCCTCAGCAGGTTGCTTTTACTACTTACGATATCACAATCCAGCCAGGGGTGTTTTATCAGCCGCATCCGGCTTTTGCCAAGGATGCTCAGGGCAACTATCGTTACCACCATCTGAGTGAGCATCAATTACGTGGCATCTCGCAACTCGGCGATTTTCCTTATAGCGGAACCCGCGAATTAACAGCGGATGACTATGTTTACGAAATAAAGCGCCTAGCATTGCCGGATGTAAATTCGCCAATTTTGGGATTGATGTCCGGGCATATTCTGGGTCTTACTGATTATGCTGCTACATTGCGTGCCGCCTATGATAAACAGCGAGCAGAAAAAGTGATGGCACCTTGGCTGGATTTAAGAAACTATCCGTTGGCTGGGGCGCAAGTACTGGATAAATATACTTACCGTATCACGCTCATAGGCCAGTACCGGCAGTTTATCTATTGGTTAGCTTTGTCCTTTTTTGCACCTGTGCCATGGGAAGCGGATTATTTTTATTCTCAACCGGGGATGGCGAGAAGGAATATTAATTTTAGTTGGTACCCCATTGGTACCGGCGCTTATATGTTGACCGAAAATAACCCGAATAAACAGATGGTGCTGGAACGCAACCCCAATTTTCATGCGGAATACTATCCAACCGAAGGGGAACCTGGCGATAAGGCAGCTGGATATTTAACCGATGCAGGGAAGCGGTTGCCCTTTGTGGATAAATATGTTTTTAGTTTGGAGAAAGAACCGACACCGCGTTGGAATAAATTTTTGCAGGGCTATTACGATCAGTCGGCTATCGGTTCTGATAATTTCGGCGAAGCTATCGCGATGGATGCATATGACAAGCCGCGGCTTACTTCTCAATTGTTAAATAAAGGTATTCAGCTACGCACCAGTGTGGAGCCTAGTAGTTTTTATTATGCTTTTAATATGCTAGATGATACGGTGGGTGGCTATAGTAAGCGGGCGAAAAAATTACGTCTGGCTATTTCTATTGCCTTAAATGAAGAAGAGTTAATTAGTATTTTTCTAAATGGCCGGGGAATTGCTGCCCAGGGTCCTATTCCTCCGGGTATTTTTGGTTACATCAGTGGTGCCGCTGGGATTAATCCTTATGTCTATGATGAGGTCAATGGCGAGCCGGTGCGTAAGTCTCTTGAAACTGCGAAAAAATTATTGGCAGAAGCCGGATATCCCAATGGTCGAGATGCACAAACCGGAAAGCCGCTGATTTTGCGTTATGACACAACCTCAACTTCGCCGGTCGATAAAGATCAGTTTGACTGGATGCGCAAGCAATTCGCGCGTTTAGGCTTAGAATTGAATATTGAAGCAATAGATTATAACCGCTTTCAGGATAAAGTGCGGGGCGGTGATGTGCAGTTCTTTCCTTTTGGCTGGATAGCCGATTACCCTGACCCGGAAAATTTCTTATTTTTGCTGTATGGTCCAAACAGCATAGTCAAGAATAATGGCGTCAATAATGCGAATTATGCCAATCCGCAGTTTGATGCGTTATTTAACCAAATGAAAGGCCTGGAAAATACGCCTCAGCGTTTAGAGATTATTCAAAATATGGTGGGCATAGCGCAGGCAGATAGTCCCTGGGTGTGGGGAGTTTTTCCTAAGACTTATATTTTATCACAGGCTTGGATAGCACCGATTAAACCTAATCCGGTGGCGAATAATATTTTAAAATATCAGCGTGTGGATCCGGCATTGCGAGTTAAATTGATTGTCAGTTGGAATAGGCCTGTTGTTTGGCCGTTTCTGTTGTTGGTGTTGGTAGTTTTGGCATTAGTGTTGCCGGTAGGTATTGGCTATTGGCGTAAGATACACAGGCCGGTTAAGTTGTTACCCTAA
- a CDS encoding ABC transporter permease yields MFAYIIRRILYAIPILIGVNLITFILFFMVNSPDDMARFQLGQKYVTPAAIAQWKHANGYDQPLFFNAQAAGVGHLTQTLFFKKSLGLFAFNFGVSQRGRDIGQDIRQRMWPSLALAIPSLFIGLIVNITLALFITFFRGSYLDIWGVGACVLLMSISGLFYIIGGQYLFAKVLKITPISGYLGGLSAIKFLLLPVAVSVIAGIGAGVRWYRTIFLEEIGKDYVRTARAKGLGENVVLFRHVLKNGMIPILTGVVVIIPTLFMGSLIMESFFGIPGLGSYTIDAISQQDFEIVRVMVFLGTLFYVVGLILTDISYTLVDPRVKF; encoded by the coding sequence ATGTTTGCCTACATAATACGTCGCATTTTATATGCCATCCCGATCTTAATCGGTGTGAATTTAATTACCTTTATACTATTTTTTATGGTCAATAGCCCGGATGATATGGCTCGCTTTCAGTTGGGACAAAAATATGTCACACCGGCCGCCATTGCACAATGGAAGCATGCCAATGGCTATGACCAACCTTTGTTTTTTAATGCACAAGCGGCTGGTGTTGGCCACTTGACCCAGACTTTGTTTTTTAAAAAATCATTGGGACTGTTTGCCTTTAATTTTGGTGTATCACAACGTGGTCGTGATATTGGTCAGGATATTCGCCAGCGCATGTGGCCAAGTCTGGCTTTAGCCATTCCCAGTCTATTCATTGGATTGATAGTTAATATCACTCTGGCGTTGTTCATCACATTTTTTCGCGGTAGTTACTTGGATATCTGGGGAGTCGGCGCTTGTGTACTGTTAATGTCTATATCTGGGCTATTTTATATTATTGGCGGGCAGTATCTATTTGCTAAAGTACTAAAAATAACCCCAATTTCTGGCTACTTGGGAGGGCTTTCAGCGATTAAATTTTTGCTACTTCCGGTGGCGGTCAGTGTCATAGCGGGTATAGGCGCAGGTGTACGCTGGTATCGCACGATTTTTTTAGAAGAAATTGGCAAAGATTATGTGCGGACGGCACGTGCTAAAGGCTTGGGAGAAAATGTTGTGTTATTTCGACATGTGCTGAAAAATGGCATGATCCCCATATTAACTGGCGTAGTCGTGATTATTCCAACATTGTTTATGGGTAGTTTAATCATGGAGTCTTTTTTTGGTATTCCAGGGTTAGGGAGTTATACCATTGACGCCATTTCCCAACAGGATTTTGAGATTGTGCGGGTGATGGTATTTTTAGGAACTTTGTTTTATGTGGTGGGATTAATATTGACGGATATTTCTTATACTTTGGTAGACCCGCGGGTGAAGTTTTAA
- a CDS encoding ABC transporter permease — protein MHFQLALLWTDILIYILALACMLFGIFAWRNPLLRESWRIVLQRPLAMVALVVLIAYSLIGLLDSVHFHPALPVVSLGQVFYSSRVESLFDVLISPLGQREEQTYTAPFAIAAVHPSGYLIKALFAAVLKALVIWVLLAQFFVLCSAVGAKQKVSKQFVLMLRGKTVIAWRSIFITMALVLLVVFISLALSTIYHVMGTDKVGQDVFYQTLKSIRTGLLIGTLTTLFMLPFSIFFGTIAGYFGGWIDDAVQYIYITLSSIPGVLLITAAILSLQIFIKDHPSLFPNLAVRADARLLILCAILGVTSWTDLCRLLRGETLKLRQIDFSQAAVVMGVSHYKIILKHILPNVMHIILITVVLNFSALVLAEAVLSYVGVGVDPSTISWGNMINSARLELAREPVVWWPLCAAFIFMFMLVFCANIFADAVRDAFDPRLRGVLKRSISLRI, from the coding sequence ATGCATTTCCAACTTGCACTTTTATGGACTGACATACTTATTTATATCCTGGCGTTAGCTTGCATGTTGTTTGGTATTTTCGCTTGGCGAAATCCTTTGCTGCGTGAATCCTGGCGGATTGTATTGCAGAGGCCTTTGGCCATGGTGGCGCTGGTGGTTTTAATCGCCTATAGCCTAATTGGGTTATTGGATTCTGTGCACTTTCATCCAGCATTGCCGGTGGTATCTCTTGGTCAGGTCTTTTATTCCAGTCGTGTAGAAAGTCTATTCGACGTGTTAATCAGTCCGTTGGGTCAGCGAGAGGAGCAAACTTATACTGCGCCATTTGCCATTGCTGCGGTGCATCCGTCTGGGTATTTGATTAAGGCATTGTTTGCAGCTGTTTTAAAGGCACTGGTCATTTGGGTGTTGTTGGCGCAATTTTTCGTACTGTGCTCAGCAGTAGGTGCAAAGCAAAAAGTCAGCAAACAATTCGTTTTGATGTTACGTGGTAAGACAGTTATCGCCTGGCGGAGTATTTTTATCACAATGGCACTGGTGCTGTTGGTGGTATTTATTAGTTTAGCATTATCTACGATCTATCATGTCATGGGTACAGACAAAGTAGGGCAGGATGTTTTTTATCAAACACTGAAAAGTATTCGTACGGGTTTATTGATAGGGACATTGACAACATTATTTATGCTGCCGTTTTCTATTTTTTTTGGCACGATAGCGGGCTATTTCGGCGGTTGGATTGATGATGCGGTGCAGTATATTTATATTACGTTAAGTTCCATTCCCGGAGTGTTGTTGATTACTGCGGCGATACTATCATTGCAGATTTTTATTAAAGATCATCCGAGCTTATTTCCTAATTTGGCGGTGCGTGCGGATGCACGCTTGCTGATTTTGTGCGCTATTTTGGGTGTTACCAGCTGGACAGATCTCTGTCGGTTGTTACGTGGTGAAACCTTAAAATTGCGGCAAATAGATTTTTCGCAAGCGGCGGTGGTGATGGGAGTGTCGCATTATAAAATTATTCTCAAACATATTCTGCCGAACGTGATGCATATCATTTTAATTACCGTGGTTTTGAATTTTAGTGCATTGGTGCTGGCTGAGGCGGTTTTATCTTATGTTGGCGTGGGTGTAGATCCATCGACGATCAGTTGGGGTAATATGATTAATAGTGCGCGTTTGGAGTTGGCGCGCGAGCCGGTGGTGTGGTGGCCGTTGTGTGCAGCGTTTATTTTTATGTTTATGCTGGTGTTTTGTGCGAATATTTTTGCAGATGCGGTGCGGGATGCGTTTGATCCGAGATTGCGTGGTGTTTTAAAAAGAAGTATCAGCTTGAGGATTTAA
- a CDS encoding ABC transporter ATP-binding protein yields MDFQKTHELKTENLLTVKNLTIRFSTTSEEFVAVDNASFSLRRGETLALVGESGSGKSLTALAILQLLPGNARMTMHSQIFLAGQKTLNAPIQDLLSLPEVALRKIRGRRVGIIFQEASTALNPVLTIGEQINEVLRRHFKLPRGVRRQRMLTLLAKVGITDPVRCSASYSYELSGGQRQRAMIAMALAGEPDLLIADEPTTALDVTLQAQVLQLLREIQRNTGMGLLFITHDLGIVYQIADQVAVIHAGKIVEQASVATFFKAPQHPYSRRLFAALPSWENRVDKNVFLTAEKANPLLSIHSLKVYFPIKKGIFQRTVDYVKAVQDVSFNVRGAETFALVGESGCGKTTIAKAVSRLVQPMAGQVMFLNQDLVHLQHASLNQLRGDLQMIFQDPYASMDPRMHIGGIIAEGMLARKMASSLAECYPVIRELLQRVGLAPDCIERFPHEFSGGQRQRICIARALAMRPKLIICDEPTSALDVVVQMDILKLLQSLQQELGLSYLLITHNFAVVAYLAHHVAVMHQGRIIEQGGVEQVLFQPKEDYTRQLLAAVPRVGSVI; encoded by the coding sequence GTGGATTTTCAAAAAACCCACGAATTAAAAACAGAAAATTTACTGACCGTAAAAAACTTAACGATTCGTTTTTCTACGACATCAGAAGAATTTGTTGCGGTAGATAATGCCAGTTTTTCTTTGAGGCGTGGTGAAACCTTGGCATTAGTTGGCGAATCTGGCAGTGGTAAATCGTTAACAGCGCTAGCTATTTTGCAACTGCTGCCGGGTAACGCACGAATGACGATGCATAGTCAAATTTTTTTAGCGGGGCAAAAAACATTAAACGCACCAATCCAAGATTTGCTCTCGTTACCGGAAGTGGCATTGCGTAAAATTCGTGGTCGGCGTGTAGGAATTATTTTTCAAGAAGCCAGCACTGCGTTAAATCCAGTACTGACCATTGGTGAGCAGATCAATGAAGTATTGCGTCGTCATTTTAAATTACCGCGTGGTGTACGCCGTCAGCGTATGCTCACCTTGCTGGCGAAAGTAGGTATTACTGATCCTGTGCGTTGTTCTGCATCCTACAGTTATGAACTGTCTGGTGGACAGCGGCAACGTGCCATGATTGCCATGGCATTGGCTGGCGAGCCGGATTTATTAATTGCCGATGAGCCGACCACGGCATTAGATGTGACCTTGCAAGCGCAGGTGCTGCAATTGTTGCGAGAAATACAGCGCAATACGGGTATGGGATTGTTATTTATTACGCATGATCTGGGGATTGTTTACCAGATTGCCGATCAGGTTGCAGTGATTCATGCCGGCAAAATTGTCGAGCAGGCGAGCGTGGCGACTTTTTTTAAAGCACCCCAGCATCCTTATAGTCGACGGTTATTTGCAGCCTTGCCGAGTTGGGAAAATCGTGTAGATAAAAACGTATTTTTGACTGCTGAGAAAGCGAACCCCTTATTATCTATTCATAGTTTAAAAGTTTATTTCCCGATTAAAAAAGGGATTTTTCAGCGAACGGTGGATTATGTGAAGGCAGTGCAGGACGTTAGTTTTAATGTGCGAGGCGCAGAGACTTTTGCTTTAGTGGGAGAATCGGGTTGCGGTAAGACCACGATTGCTAAAGCCGTGTCACGTTTGGTGCAGCCTATGGCGGGGCAAGTGATGTTTCTTAATCAAGATTTAGTGCATTTGCAGCACGCCTCTTTGAATCAATTGCGCGGTGATTTGCAGATGATTTTTCAGGATCCTTATGCTTCGATGGATCCGCGTATGCATATTGGCGGAATCATTGCAGAAGGTATGTTGGCGAGAAAAATGGCTAGCAGTTTGGCTGAATGTTATCCTGTTATTAGAGAATTGTTACAGCGTGTCGGTTTGGCACCTGATTGTATTGAACGTTTTCCACATGAATTTTCCGGTGGGCAGCGCCAGCGAATTTGTATTGCGCGTGCCTTGGCAATGCGTCCTAAGCTGATTATTTGTGATGAACCGACGAGTGCCTTGGATGTGGTGGTGCAGATGGATATTTTAAAATTATTGCAAAGCCTGCAGCAGGAGTTAGGATTATCATATTTGTTGATTACGCATAATTTTGCGGTGGTGGCTTATCTGGCACATCATGTGGCGGTGATGCATCAAGGTAGGATTATTGAACAAGGGGGAGTGGAGCAGGTGTTGTTTCAGCCTAAAGAAGATTATACGCGGCAGTTATTGGCTGCTGTTCCTCGGGTGGGTAGTGTGATTTAA
- a CDS encoding DUF4351 domain-containing protein — MADEKVTRKGWQQGLQEGLQEGLQEGLQTGFLQGEVALLIRILEHRFHIIPPEYLIRINQAHANTLLLWAERVLDVATLTEVFA; from the coding sequence TTGGCAGACGAGAAGGTTACCAGGAAGGGTTGGCAACAGGGTTTGCAAGAGGGTTTGCAGGAGGGATTGCAGGAAGGATTACAAACAGGATTCTTACAAGGAGAGGTTGCTTTATTAATCCGTATACTAGAACATCGTTTTCACATTATCCCTCCAGAATATTTAATCCGTATTAATCAAGCTCATGCAAATACGCTACTGCTTTGGGCTGAACGTGTACTTGATGTTGCTACTTTAACTGAAGTGTTTGCCTAG
- a CDS encoding enoyl-CoA hydratase/isomerase family protein, whose product MEPEILFTELAGRHGHMGEIILNRPKMLNALTESMCIAMHAKLHEWEQASHIKAIVIRGAGERAFCAGGDIRAVYALREQPELAQQFFWHEYRLNHCIYHLQKPYIALLDGLTMGGGAGLSINGRFRIATEKLTFAMPETGIGFFPDVGGSYFLPRCRDYIGWYLALTGTVITAVDALFAGIVDIRIESKHLSELLQELLAVPWDDADLNATVQQVIKLFALPFSPSELSEYAPIIKQCFSQSSIEAILVALKQYHEPWAHETMQILATRSPLSLKVVMEQLRRGAQLDFDECMRMEYRITQHFLQTADFFEGVRAAVIDKDRKPHWQPGDLAAVTAEQVAGFFTTLKKELNFK is encoded by the coding sequence ATGGAACCAGAAATTTTATTCACCGAACTTGCTGGCCGGCATGGCCATATGGGTGAAATTATTCTTAACCGTCCCAAAATGTTAAATGCATTGACTGAGAGCATGTGCATTGCTATGCATGCGAAGTTGCACGAGTGGGAGCAGGCTAGTCATATTAAAGCCATTGTGATTCGTGGCGCGGGAGAGCGAGCATTTTGTGCCGGTGGTGATATTCGTGCTGTCTACGCGTTGCGGGAGCAACCGGAATTGGCACAGCAATTTTTCTGGCATGAATACCGATTGAATCATTGCATTTATCATTTGCAAAAACCGTATATCGCTTTGCTCGATGGTCTGACGATGGGCGGTGGTGCTGGTTTGTCTATCAATGGCCGCTTTCGTATTGCTACTGAAAAATTAACATTCGCTATGCCGGAAACGGGCATAGGATTTTTTCCTGATGTCGGCGGCAGTTATTTTTTACCACGTTGCCGTGATTACATCGGTTGGTATTTGGCGTTGACTGGAACTGTGATTACTGCTGTGGATGCACTTTTTGCTGGCATAGTTGATATTAGAATTGAAAGCAAGCATCTGTCTGAATTATTGCAAGAGTTGCTTGCTGTGCCATGGGATGACGCTGATCTGAATGCAACTGTACAGCAGGTGATTAAGCTTTTTGCTTTACCATTTAGTCCATCTGAATTATCAGAATATGCCCCGATTATTAAGCAATGTTTCTCGCAATCTTCAATTGAAGCGATACTCGTCGCTCTGAAGCAATATCACGAACCTTGGGCGCATGAAACGATGCAAATTTTGGCTACACGTTCGCCATTGAGTTTAAAAGTCGTGATGGAGCAATTACGTCGTGGTGCGCAATTGGATTTTGATGAGTGTATGCGTATGGAATACCGCATAACTCAACATTTTTTGCAAACAGCGGATTTTTTTGAAGGCGTGCGGGCAGCGGTGATTGATAAAGATCGCAAGCCGCATTGGCAGCCAGGTGATTTGGCTGCGGTGACGGCAGAGCAGGTGGCAGGATTTTTTACAACATTAAAGAAAGAATTGAATTTTAAGTAA